The proteins below are encoded in one region of Qipengyuania sp. HL-TH1:
- a CDS encoding exonuclease domain-containing protein: protein MREALRSWRFARGLKACAAKGDPLLAHYAQADWPGADTPIGDASLLALDFELDGLAGNAHVLQAGWLTFDARGIDLGTARSFDVKSVRRLDDDAVAVHGIGEQRARAGDSLGNVVGELVGALAGRVMVAHGASIEREVIVRVTRVHFGIALPVRSICTLALERRLNPNLAGSGAYRLAATRARYGLPAYSQHDALSDALAAGELLLAQLSRMPTDTRLGRLEAL, encoded by the coding sequence TTGCGTGAGGCGCTGCGGTCGTGGCGCTTCGCGCGCGGGCTCAAAGCCTGCGCGGCCAAGGGCGATCCGCTGCTCGCGCATTATGCGCAGGCCGACTGGCCCGGTGCGGACACGCCCATCGGCGATGCATCCTTGCTCGCGCTCGATTTCGAGCTCGATGGTCTCGCAGGCAACGCGCATGTGCTGCAGGCTGGCTGGCTGACGTTTGACGCGCGCGGGATCGATCTCGGCACCGCGCGATCCTTCGACGTCAAAAGCGTTCGCAGGCTCGATGACGATGCCGTCGCGGTCCACGGGATCGGCGAACAGCGGGCGCGGGCCGGGGATAGTCTGGGCAACGTCGTGGGCGAACTGGTCGGGGCGCTCGCGGGACGCGTCATGGTCGCGCATGGTGCGTCGATCGAACGCGAGGTGATCGTCCGCGTGACCCGGGTGCACTTCGGCATCGCGCTCCCGGTCCGGTCGATCTGCACGCTGGCGCTCGAGCGCAGGCTCAATCCCAACCTCGCCGGCAGCGGGGCATATCGTCTCGCTGCAACCCGCGCGCGGTACGGCCTGCCCGCTTACAGCCAGCACGATGCGCTGTCCGATGCGCTGGCAGCCGGCGAGTTGCTGCTGGCGCAGCTCTCGCGCATGCCCACGGACACCCGCCTCGGCCGCCTGGAGGCGCTCTAG
- a CDS encoding LuxR C-terminal-related transcriptional regulator — translation MASRIIIADDHPLFRTALSHAVAKVWPGAEIVETSSATEARRELEQGAEVLLLDLHMEDSNGLSALMDFRQDFPALPVAIISASEEPRVYDAASQLGAAAFIPKSASLELMREALSCVREGDDWFPESDGTTDDDLARIANLTPAQRRILGQLSEGLLNKQIAYELDISEATVKAHITAIFRKLGVVNRTQAVLLAAKLDVAQDVAAPTSA, via the coding sequence ATGGCAAGTCGCATCATCATCGCCGACGACCACCCCCTGTTCCGCACGGCGCTGAGCCACGCGGTAGCCAAGGTGTGGCCCGGGGCCGAGATCGTCGAAACGTCGAGCGCGACCGAGGCCCGGCGCGAGCTGGAACAGGGCGCCGAAGTCCTGCTGCTGGACCTCCACATGGAGGATTCGAACGGGCTGAGCGCCCTGATGGACTTCCGCCAGGACTTCCCCGCGCTTCCCGTCGCGATCATCTCGGCGAGCGAGGAACCACGCGTGTATGATGCGGCAAGCCAGCTGGGCGCGGCGGCCTTCATTCCCAAGTCGGCTAGCCTCGAACTCATGCGCGAGGCACTGTCATGCGTGCGCGAAGGCGACGACTGGTTTCCCGAAAGCGACGGCACCACCGACGACGACCTCGCCCGGATTGCCAATCTCACGCCCGCGCAGCGCCGGATACTCGGCCAGTTAAGCGAAGGGCTTTTGAACAAACAGATCGCCTATGAACTCGACATCAGCGAGGCGACGGTAAAGGCGCACATCACCGCGATCTTCCGCAAGCTGGGCGTGGTGAACCGTACGCAGGCGGTCCTGCTGGCTGCCAAGCTGGACGTGGCTCAGGACGTAGCGGCCCCGACCTCGGCCTGA
- a CDS encoding sodium:solute symporter family protein, whose product MDTQTLIYLFVGASFALYIGIALWSRAGSTKEFYVAGGGVNPVVNGMATAADWMSAASFISMAGLIAFLGYDGSVYLMGWTGGYVMLALLLAPYLRKFGQFTVPDFIGTRYYSNAARVVAVICLIFISFTYIAGQMRGVGIVFSRFLDVDITMGVIIGMGIVFIYAVLGGMKGITYTQVAQYCVLIFAYMVPAFFLSFMITGNPIPQFGLGSQINDGSGLYVLQKLNLVLTDLGFGEYTDGSKSMVDVFCITLALMVGTAGLPHVIVRFFTVPKASDARKSAGWALVFIALLYTTAPAVGAFARLNFIDTVNETSYSEAPGWFKNWERNDLIAFQDKNGDGVMQYRSGDAFEGAPAFGEGTGPSGERVVTNAPVADSANEVYVDRDIMVLANPEIGNLPGWVIALVAAGGLAAALSTAAGLLLVISSSVSHDLLKSTFKPDISEKGELRAARLAATAAIVVAGYLGIYPPGWVAQVVAFAFGLAAASLFPAIFMGIFSKRMNKEGAIAGMVTGLAFTFGYIFYFKLANPAANVAENWLFGISPEGIGVVGMVLNFGVAIAVSRMTASPPVEIRKLVDSIRVPRGAGDAHAH is encoded by the coding sequence ATGGACACGCAAACTCTGATCTATCTCTTCGTCGGCGCCAGCTTCGCCCTGTACATCGGCATCGCCCTGTGGAGCAGGGCGGGTTCGACGAAGGAATTCTACGTCGCCGGCGGCGGGGTCAACCCGGTCGTCAACGGAATGGCGACCGCAGCCGATTGGATGAGCGCGGCAAGCTTCATCTCGATGGCCGGTCTCATCGCTTTCCTCGGCTATGACGGGTCGGTCTACCTGATGGGCTGGACCGGCGGTTACGTCATGCTGGCGCTGCTGCTGGCACCATATCTGCGCAAGTTCGGCCAGTTTACCGTGCCCGATTTCATCGGCACGCGGTATTATTCCAACGCAGCGCGCGTGGTTGCGGTGATCTGCCTGATCTTCATCAGCTTCACTTACATCGCAGGCCAGATGCGCGGCGTGGGGATCGTGTTCTCGCGCTTCCTCGACGTGGACATCACCATGGGCGTGATCATCGGGATGGGAATCGTCTTCATTTACGCCGTGCTCGGCGGGATGAAGGGCATCACCTATACGCAGGTCGCGCAATATTGCGTGCTCATCTTCGCCTATATGGTGCCGGCCTTCTTCCTCAGCTTCATGATCACCGGCAACCCGATCCCGCAATTCGGCCTGGGCAGCCAGATCAACGACGGGTCGGGGCTATACGTGCTCCAGAAACTCAATCTGGTGCTCACCGATCTCGGCTTCGGCGAATATACCGACGGGTCGAAGAGCATGGTGGATGTGTTCTGCATCACCCTGGCCCTGATGGTCGGGACCGCGGGGCTACCGCATGTGATCGTGCGCTTCTTCACGGTCCCCAAGGCGTCCGACGCCCGCAAGTCGGCTGGTTGGGCGCTGGTGTTCATCGCCCTGCTCTACACCACCGCGCCTGCGGTGGGTGCCTTCGCCCGCCTCAACTTTATCGATACGGTGAACGAGACGAGCTATTCGGAAGCACCCGGGTGGTTCAAGAACTGGGAGCGTAACGACCTGATCGCCTTCCAGGACAAGAACGGCGACGGCGTGATGCAATATCGCAGCGGCGATGCCTTCGAAGGAGCCCCCGCCTTTGGCGAAGGCACCGGACCTTCGGGCGAGCGCGTGGTCACCAACGCACCCGTCGCCGACAGTGCGAACGAGGTCTATGTCGACCGCGACATCATGGTCCTCGCCAACCCGGAAATCGGCAATTTGCCGGGCTGGGTCATCGCGCTGGTCGCTGCCGGCGGGCTCGCTGCGGCGCTCTCGACCGCAGCCGGCCTGTTGCTGGTGATCTCCAGCTCGGTCAGCCACGATCTGCTCAAGTCGACGTTCAAGCCCGACATATCGGAGAAAGGCGAACTGCGTGCGGCACGTCTCGCGGCGACCGCGGCGATCGTGGTTGCAGGCTATCTCGGCATCTACCCGCCAGGCTGGGTGGCACAGGTGGTGGCATTCGCCTTCGGCCTCGCCGCAGCCAGCCTGTTCCCCGCCATCTTCATGGGCATCTTCTCGAAACGGATGAACAAGGAAGGGGCGATTGCGGGCATGGTTACGGGTCTGGCCTTCACCTTCGGCTACATCTTCTACTTCAAGCTGGCCAATCCGGCGGCGAATGTGGCGGAGAACTGGCTGTTCGGGATTTCGCCTGAAGGGATCGGCGTAGTCGGCATGGTGCTCAACTTCGGTGTCGCGATCGCGGTCTCGAGGATGACGGCGAGCCCGCCGGTGGAGATCCGCAAGCTGGTCGATTCGATCCGCGTGCCGCGCGGCGCCGGAGACGCCCACGCACACTGA
- a CDS encoding DcaP family trimeric outer membrane transporter yields MGGSAFGKFIRAGLLAGTCLVAAPVAAQDEDVEARLDRLERLVTQLVERLDAKDGELDARQAETVIQTQQALAETRDLHERQEALAAQIDESQKQDGKGFRVGNTRVSYAGYVKLDAITQRTSAGQVGSSSIVRDFLIPGAIPVGGEASGWDTDFNARQSRLVFKTATDVGGEHTLGSQIELDFMVTPDGDERISNSYQPRLRQAFITYDNWLFGQAWSTFQNVGALPDSLDFIGTTPGTVFVRQPMIRYTAGGFMLAAEQPETTVTASNGARVLPGDDTIPDIVARYNFSGDWGSLTAAGILRNLRVTDDDFGTGSDSALGYGLSVSGKVQLGERDDFRFMGTAGDGLGRYIGLNIVNDAAVDANGDLDPIFTYSGFGAFRHQWSDQLRSSVAGSYFKADNPVLLTSGAVTDESWNVLANLIYSPVRPIDIGIEYMYAERTTEDGQSGNLQKVQVSTKYSF; encoded by the coding sequence ATGGGTGGCAGCGCATTCGGAAAATTCATCCGCGCAGGACTTCTTGCCGGGACCTGCCTTGTGGCGGCACCGGTGGCGGCACAGGACGAGGATGTCGAGGCGCGGCTGGACCGGCTCGAACGGCTGGTCACACAGCTGGTCGAGCGGCTCGACGCCAAGGACGGCGAACTGGATGCCCGGCAGGCCGAAACCGTTATCCAGACGCAGCAGGCGCTGGCCGAAACCCGTGATCTTCATGAGCGCCAGGAAGCACTCGCGGCGCAGATCGACGAATCGCAGAAGCAGGACGGCAAGGGCTTCCGGGTCGGCAACACGCGGGTCTCCTACGCCGGCTATGTGAAGCTCGATGCGATCACCCAGCGCACCAGTGCCGGGCAGGTGGGCTCAAGCAGTATCGTGCGCGATTTCCTCATCCCCGGCGCCATTCCGGTGGGCGGGGAGGCATCGGGCTGGGACACCGATTTCAATGCCCGCCAGAGCCGCCTCGTGTTCAAGACCGCGACCGATGTCGGGGGCGAGCATACGCTCGGCTCGCAGATCGAGCTCGACTTCATGGTCACCCCGGATGGCGATGAGCGGATTTCGAACAGCTACCAGCCGCGCCTGCGGCAAGCGTTCATCACTTATGACAATTGGCTGTTCGGCCAGGCATGGTCGACCTTCCAGAATGTCGGCGCACTGCCGGACAGCTTGGACTTCATCGGGACTACGCCGGGCACGGTGTTCGTCCGCCAGCCGATGATCCGCTATACCGCCGGCGGCTTCATGCTGGCGGCGGAGCAGCCCGAAACAACCGTGACCGCGAGCAATGGCGCGCGCGTGCTGCCCGGCGACGACACCATTCCCGACATAGTGGCGCGCTACAATTTCAGCGGCGACTGGGGCTCTCTTACCGCGGCGGGCATTCTCAGGAACCTGCGTGTCACCGACGATGATTTCGGGACGGGTTCGGACAGCGCGCTGGGCTATGGCTTGAGCGTCTCGGGCAAGGTCCAGCTGGGAGAGCGCGACGATTTCCGGTTCATGGGTACGGCAGGCGACGGGCTGGGGCGCTACATCGGCCTCAACATCGTCAACGATGCCGCGGTCGATGCCAATGGCGATCTCGACCCGATCTTCACCTATTCGGGCTTTGGCGCCTTTCGCCACCAATGGTCGGACCAGCTGCGTTCGAGTGTCGCGGGGTCCTATTTCAAGGCCGACAACCCGGTCCTGCTGACCTCGGGCGCAGTCACCGACGAAAGCTGGAACGTATTGGCAAACCTCATCTACTCGCCCGTGCGTCCGATCGATATCGGGATCGAGTACATGTATGCCGAGCGGACCACCGAAGACGGCCAGTCGGGCAATCTCCAGAAGGTCCAGGTCTCGACCAAATATTCGTTCTGA
- a CDS encoding DUF4212 domain-containing protein yields MSDENETHQTSEAEGAYWRDNIRLLVTLMAIWFACSFGAGILFRDFLDQFTVGGYPLGFWFAQQGSIYIFIALIFYYVVKMRKLERKYDLDD; encoded by the coding sequence ATGTCCGACGAGAACGAAACCCATCAGACCAGCGAAGCGGAGGGCGCCTACTGGCGCGACAATATCCGCCTGCTGGTCACGCTGATGGCGATCTGGTTCGCCTGTTCATTCGGGGCCGGAATCCTGTTCCGCGACTTCCTCGACCAGTTCACGGTCGGCGGATATCCGCTCGGCTTCTGGTTCGCCCAGCAGGGCTCGATCTACATCTTCATTGCGCTGATCTTCTACTACGTCGTCAAGATGAGGAAGCTCGAGCGCAAATACGATCTCGACGATTGA
- a CDS encoding PAS-domain containing protein — translation MLFGAAIIAATLYLALLFWIAARQDRLADAGQVVSARRRDWTYGLSLAVYCTSWTFFGGVGSAASSGWHYLPIYLGPVLVFTLGFGLVRRILAQAKAQHSTSIADFLSARYGKSAIVAALVTIFATIGSLPYMALQLQSVGASLLALDPELKARVSANELVLLVAGSMALFAILFGSRRVGRAGDNAGLVLTIAVESAVKILALLAVAAFALTIVADRPEVIAPSVSPFSARQFDARFAVLTLIAACAALCLPRQFHMSFVEAQTDRAGPRMQWIFPAYLVVTSLVIVPIVLAGIAVLPASTPADLIVMELPLKSGNAVLALFVFIGGFAASTGMIVVASVALSTMITNDLVSPLVFRRELKGRGDRTRLATRLLMIRRLVIAALLFFAYLVYLGFGNTANLAGLGTLAFAAMAQFAPGLVLGMITRNGNKVGMVCGLLAGFACWLVLLILPPATGQVPVFLIHPDPLVSGVLVSLGANTAAFWAGSALGRETLVDAAQAAAFVGTAAPGARPAFTTAKRIADVRLLLAQFVGQKRASETLGAGYRDSDPADPQILAMAERTIAGVVGTPSARMLMSSWAQGDPVPLEQVVAMFDETNRRLSFSGDLLQLAIENIDQGVALVDLDMNLVAWNSRYQDMFSLPDEMASVGTPIADLIRYNLEQGGVPEEEIELQVARRLEHMRAGRTHRLEREQHDGRIMRIIGNPAPGGGYVTSYSDVTADRRAEQALEQKVLERTQQLSEANAKLEAATRSKTRFLAAASHDLIQPLNAARLFASALGEEVRGREQLEALVKDLDGSITSADRLIRTLLDISKLDGGGIEPKYEPVAVDDVFDEIMREFSVQAENKGLTFRRVATSAWIQTDRALLASVVRNLMSNAIRYTESGDVLLGVRRAGADIELCVFDTGPGIAGEDVERLFGEFQRGRTPDREGLGLGLAIVRRITALLAIEVVTRSVPGRGSSFSVRLPVLRWGARIEPERRRRKASTLANARILVVDNDPAALSATAALLDRWQLDVTCASGEAEALALAPTAPDVVVVDFRLDDDARGDGVYEVLCAAWGTRPPAILLTAEASEETEAAAARMGANRLLKPSSPAALRALFSDCVARSTPENQAEVGAATS, via the coding sequence ATGCTGTTCGGTGCAGCGATCATCGCGGCGACGCTCTACCTGGCGCTGCTGTTCTGGATCGCCGCGCGGCAGGACCGGCTGGCCGATGCGGGACAGGTCGTCTCCGCGCGCAGGCGCGACTGGACCTACGGGCTCAGCCTTGCAGTCTATTGCACCAGCTGGACCTTCTTCGGCGGTGTGGGGTCGGCGGCGAGTTCGGGTTGGCACTACCTGCCGATCTATCTCGGCCCGGTGCTGGTCTTCACTCTCGGCTTCGGCTTGGTGCGGCGCATTCTCGCGCAGGCCAAGGCGCAGCACTCGACCTCGATCGCCGACTTCCTGTCCGCGCGTTATGGCAAGAGCGCCATCGTTGCGGCGTTGGTGACCATCTTCGCCACGATCGGGTCGCTTCCCTACATGGCGTTGCAATTGCAATCGGTCGGCGCCTCGCTGCTCGCGCTCGATCCTGAGCTCAAGGCCAGGGTTTCGGCCAATGAACTGGTGCTGCTGGTGGCAGGCAGCATGGCGCTGTTCGCCATATTGTTCGGTTCGCGCCGCGTCGGCCGGGCAGGCGACAATGCCGGACTGGTGCTCACCATTGCGGTGGAATCGGCGGTCAAGATCCTTGCACTGCTGGCGGTGGCGGCATTCGCGCTGACCATCGTCGCGGACCGGCCGGAGGTGATTGCGCCTTCGGTTTCGCCGTTTTCGGCTCGCCAGTTCGATGCGCGGTTTGCCGTGCTCACATTGATCGCGGCCTGCGCCGCGCTGTGCCTTCCGCGTCAGTTCCACATGAGCTTTGTCGAAGCGCAGACCGACCGCGCCGGCCCGCGGATGCAGTGGATCTTCCCGGCCTATCTGGTGGTCACGTCGCTGGTCATCGTGCCGATCGTGCTGGCGGGGATCGCCGTGCTTCCCGCTTCCACGCCCGCCGACCTGATCGTCATGGAACTGCCGCTCAAAAGCGGGAATGCGGTGCTCGCGCTGTTCGTCTTCATCGGCGGCTTTGCCGCCTCGACCGGCATGATCGTGGTCGCCAGCGTGGCTCTCTCGACGATGATCACCAACGATCTCGTCTCGCCGCTGGTGTTCCGGCGCGAACTCAAGGGCCGGGGTGACCGGACCCGGCTCGCAACCCGCCTGCTGATGATCCGCCGGCTCGTCATCGCCGCGCTGCTGTTTTTCGCCTACCTCGTCTATCTCGGCTTCGGCAACACGGCGAACCTTGCCGGTCTGGGGACATTGGCCTTTGCCGCCATGGCGCAGTTCGCGCCGGGCCTAGTGCTCGGCATGATCACGCGGAACGGCAACAAGGTCGGCATGGTTTGCGGCTTGCTGGCAGGTTTTGCCTGCTGGTTGGTGCTGCTCATCCTCCCGCCCGCCACGGGGCAGGTGCCGGTATTCCTCATTCATCCGGACCCACTGGTCTCGGGCGTGTTGGTGAGCCTCGGCGCCAATACGGCGGCCTTCTGGGCCGGTTCGGCGCTGGGCCGCGAGACGCTGGTCGATGCCGCGCAGGCGGCGGCCTTCGTCGGCACGGCGGCGCCGGGAGCGCGGCCCGCCTTCACCACCGCCAAGCGTATCGCCGACGTCCGCCTGCTGCTCGCCCAGTTTGTCGGCCAGAAGCGGGCGAGCGAGACGCTCGGCGCAGGTTATCGCGACAGCGATCCGGCCGATCCGCAGATCCTCGCCATGGCCGAGCGCACGATTGCGGGCGTGGTCGGCACCCCTTCGGCGCGCATGCTCATGTCGAGCTGGGCGCAAGGGGATCCCGTGCCGCTCGAGCAAGTCGTGGCCATGTTCGACGAGACCAACCGCCGGCTCTCCTTCAGCGGCGACCTGCTGCAGCTTGCCATCGAGAACATCGACCAGGGCGTCGCGCTCGTCGATCTGGACATGAACCTCGTCGCCTGGAACAGCCGTTACCAGGACATGTTCTCGCTGCCCGACGAAATGGCCAGCGTGGGCACGCCTATCGCCGACCTCATCCGCTACAATCTCGAACAGGGCGGGGTGCCCGAGGAGGAAATCGAGCTGCAGGTCGCCCGCAGGCTCGAGCATATGCGCGCCGGTCGCACGCATCGCCTCGAGCGCGAACAGCATGACGGGCGGATCATGCGCATCATCGGCAATCCGGCGCCCGGCGGCGGCTATGTCACCAGCTATAGCGATGTCACTGCCGACCGCCGCGCCGAGCAGGCGCTTGAACAGAAAGTCCTGGAGCGGACCCAGCAGCTGAGCGAAGCGAATGCCAAGCTGGAGGCGGCGACGCGTTCGAAAACCCGCTTCCTTGCCGCGGCCAGCCACGATCTCATCCAGCCGCTCAACGCCGCGCGGCTCTTCGCCTCGGCGCTGGGCGAGGAAGTGCGGGGCCGCGAACAGCTCGAAGCACTGGTCAAGGACCTCGACGGGTCGATCACCTCGGCGGACCGGTTGATCCGCACGTTGCTCGATATCTCCAAGCTCGACGGCGGCGGGATTGAGCCGAAGTACGAGCCCGTCGCGGTCGACGATGTCTTCGACGAGATTATGCGCGAGTTTTCGGTGCAGGCGGAGAACAAGGGGCTCACGTTCCGCCGGGTGGCAACAAGCGCGTGGATCCAGACCGACCGCGCGCTGCTGGCAAGCGTGGTGCGCAACCTGATGAGCAATGCGATCCGCTATACCGAGAGTGGGGACGTGCTACTCGGCGTGCGGCGGGCGGGTGCCGACATCGAGCTGTGCGTCTTCGACACCGGGCCGGGCATTGCCGGGGAGGATGTCGAACGGCTCTTCGGCGAGTTCCAGCGTGGGCGTACGCCCGACCGCGAGGGTCTTGGCCTGGGCCTCGCCATCGTGCGGCGCATCACTGCGCTGCTCGCGATCGAAGTCGTGACGCGCTCGGTCCCCGGGCGCGGAAGCAGCTTCTCGGTCCGCCTGCCGGTTCTGCGCTGGGGCGCCCGCATCGAACCGGAGCGTCGGCGTCGCAAGGCGTCGACGCTTGCGAATGCGCGCATCCTCGTGGTCGACAACGATCCGGCTGCTCTCAGCGCGACCGCCGCGCTGCTCGACCGTTGGCAGCTCGATGTAACCTGTGCTTCGGGCGAGGCAGAAGCGCTCGCACTCGCGCCGACCGCGCCCGACGTGGTTGTCGTGGATTTTCGCCTCGATGACGACGCGCGCGGCGACGGTGTTTACGAGGTCCTGTGTGCCGCTTGGGGCACCCGCCCGCCGGCGATCCTGCTTACCGCCGAAGCGAGCGAGGAAACCGAGGCCGCCGCGGCGCGCATGGGCGCGAACCGGCTGTTGAAACCCTCATCGCCAGCCGCGCTGCGGGCGCTGTTTTCGGATTGCGTGGCGCGCAGCACGCCTGAAAATCAGGCCGAGGTCGGGGCCGCTACGTCCTGA
- the acs gene encoding acetate--CoA ligase: MLDVVRRLGNAEASRCTLEQFDSLYDRSIEDGDGFWLEQAKRLDWFHEPSRAGEWSYDPVEIAWFADGKLNLCHNAVDRHLDRRGDDMAIIFEPDDPQGDGRTLTYRQVHAEVVAMANALKAIGVTRGDRVTIYMPMIVEGVLALLACARIGAVHSVVFGGFSPEALAGRIEGCGSRFVITADEGLRGGKRVPLKANVDAAIAEPDHDTPIDGMLVVRHTGADIPMTAGRDHWYHEVASGADCPCEPMDAEDPLFILYTSGSTGKPKGVVHTSGGYGVWTATTFAYVFDYRPGEVFWCTADIGWITGHSYIAYGPLLNGATQVVFEGVPSYPDHGRFWEVVDRHKVNILYTAPTAIRALMREGDDFVTRHDRSSLRLLGTVGEPINPEAWRWYFDVVGKKRCSIVDTWWQTETGGVMITTLPSAHDMKPGSAGKPFFGVRPQLVDHEGAVLDGAAEGNLCITHSWPGQARTVYGDHERFEQTYFSTYRGKYFTGDGCRRDEDGYYWITGRVDDVINVSGHRMGTAEVESALVSHAKVAEAAVVGYPHDIKGQGIYCYVTLNAGEAGSDELHTELRSHVRTEIGPIASPDHIQFSDGLPKTRSGKIMRRILRKIAENDYGSLGDTSTLADPSLVDRLIEGRQNR, from the coding sequence ATGCTCGATGTTGTCCGCCGCCTTGGCAACGCCGAAGCAAGCCGGTGCACGCTCGAACAGTTCGACAGCCTGTATGATCGGTCGATCGAGGACGGCGACGGCTTCTGGCTCGAACAGGCAAAGCGGCTGGACTGGTTCCACGAGCCGTCCAGGGCGGGAGAATGGTCCTACGACCCGGTGGAGATCGCCTGGTTCGCCGATGGGAAACTGAACCTGTGCCACAATGCGGTCGACCGCCATCTGGATCGGCGCGGTGACGATATGGCGATCATCTTCGAACCCGACGACCCGCAAGGCGACGGCCGCACGCTGACCTATCGCCAGGTCCACGCGGAAGTCGTTGCCATGGCCAACGCGCTCAAGGCGATCGGAGTAACACGCGGCGACCGCGTTACCATCTACATGCCGATGATCGTCGAAGGGGTCCTGGCCCTGCTGGCCTGTGCTCGCATCGGCGCGGTCCACTCGGTGGTCTTCGGGGGGTTCTCGCCCGAAGCGCTGGCCGGACGGATCGAAGGGTGTGGCAGCCGCTTCGTGATCACCGCCGACGAAGGCCTGCGCGGCGGCAAGCGCGTACCGCTCAAGGCGAATGTCGATGCAGCGATCGCCGAGCCCGACCACGATACTCCGATCGACGGCATGCTGGTGGTGCGCCATACGGGCGCGGACATTCCGATGACCGCAGGCCGCGATCACTGGTATCACGAGGTCGCCAGCGGTGCCGACTGCCCGTGCGAGCCGATGGATGCCGAAGACCCGCTGTTCATCCTCTATACCTCGGGTTCGACCGGCAAGCCCAAGGGCGTCGTGCACACGAGCGGCGGCTACGGAGTGTGGACCGCGACGACCTTCGCCTATGTCTTCGATTACCGACCCGGCGAAGTGTTCTGGTGCACCGCCGACATCGGCTGGATTACCGGCCACAGCTACATCGCCTACGGCCCGCTGCTGAACGGCGCCACGCAGGTCGTTTTCGAAGGGGTGCCGAGCTATCCGGACCACGGCCGCTTCTGGGAAGTGGTCGACAGGCACAAGGTCAATATTCTCTACACCGCGCCCACCGCCATTCGCGCATTGATGCGCGAGGGCGACGATTTCGTGACCCGCCACGACCGTTCCTCGTTGCGCTTGCTCGGCACGGTGGGCGAGCCGATCAACCCGGAAGCCTGGCGCTGGTACTTCGATGTCGTCGGCAAAAAGCGCTGTTCCATCGTCGATACCTGGTGGCAGACCGAAACCGGCGGCGTGATGATCACCACCCTGCCGTCTGCCCACGACATGAAGCCGGGCAGCGCGGGCAAGCCGTTCTTCGGCGTTCGGCCGCAATTGGTCGACCATGAGGGCGCGGTGCTCGACGGCGCGGCCGAGGGCAATTTGTGCATCACGCATAGCTGGCCCGGCCAGGCGCGCACGGTCTATGGCGATCACGAACGCTTCGAGCAGACCTATTTCAGCACCTACCGCGGCAAATATTTCACCGGAGACGGCTGCCGCCGCGACGAGGACGGCTATTACTGGATCACGGGCCGCGTCGACGACGTCATCAATGTCTCGGGCCACCGCATGGGCACCGCCGAAGTCGAAAGCGCGCTGGTCAGCCATGCCAAGGTCGCAGAGGCCGCGGTGGTCGGATACCCGCACGACATCAAGGGACAGGGCATCTATTGCTACGTCACGCTCAACGCGGGCGAGGCGGGTTCGGACGAACTGCACACCGAGCTGCGCAGCCATGTCCGCACGGAGATCGGCCCGATCGCCTCGCCCGACCATATCCAGTTCTCCGACGGCCTGCCCAAGACGCGTTCGGGCAAGATCATGCGCCGCATCCTGCGCAAGATTGCGGAGAACGATTACGGCTCGCTCGGCGATACATCGACGCTGGCCGACCCAAGCCTGGTTGATCGCCTGATCGAAGGAAGGCAGAACCGCTGA